A window of Spirochaetota bacterium contains these coding sequences:
- the uvrC gene encoding excinuclease ABC subunit UvrC, translating into MLAERIRSVPDLPGVYLMKDAAGGIIYVGKAKSLKKRVQSYFNDGAKDPKTMLLVEAINDLDYIATQSEVEALLLEAELIKKHTPHFNIDLKDNKTYPFIKVTDEPFPRIYKTRTVTNDGRYFGPFVDVWQVREIIGLIERLYPIRTCRHTTFKRHAKCLNYHINKCKAPCAGIISEAEYRSFIDEAVFILEGKIDGLVELLTERMKRHAEGMEFEQAKALRDQISALDAVRVKQDVYVHDGENADVIGMYGENNHYTVILLSVRGGRLTDKRSFSVTGFGSTAEIMAEFIKRHYETIDAPAVIRVGEDIEDRDAIAAWLAEKQKSPVAIAYASGDTRRGILSIAYENARLTFRETHLTKELSSGVARLQSVFKFERPPALIEAFDIAHLMGSHTYASLVRFTNGVADKKNYRLFRIRTVADIDDPRSIREAVFRRYRRLVAEGKPMPDLILIDGGRAQLNAAIDALKELSIHGQKIIALAKRLEEIYLPNRDEPLRLPANDEGLLLLQRIRDEAHRFGNSRHARARVKGSLASVLERIEGVGPALRKRLLSHFKNIEAIKKADVHELSQVRGVSRSLAVRVRDHFTK; encoded by the coding sequence ATGCTTGCAGAGCGAATCAGGTCCGTCCCGGACCTTCCGGGCGTATATTTGATGAAGGATGCGGCCGGCGGGATCATCTACGTCGGCAAGGCGAAATCACTTAAAAAGCGCGTGCAGTCCTATTTCAATGACGGTGCAAAAGATCCGAAAACGATGCTGCTTGTCGAGGCGATCAACGATCTCGATTACATCGCAACGCAGAGCGAGGTCGAGGCGCTGCTCCTCGAAGCGGAGCTCATCAAGAAGCATACGCCGCATTTCAATATCGACCTCAAGGACAACAAGACATATCCGTTCATCAAGGTGACCGATGAGCCATTCCCGCGCATCTATAAAACGCGTACCGTCACGAACGACGGCCGGTATTTCGGCCCGTTCGTCGATGTGTGGCAGGTTCGCGAGATAATCGGTCTCATAGAACGACTGTATCCGATACGTACCTGTCGCCATACGACGTTCAAGCGCCACGCAAAATGCCTGAATTATCATATCAATAAATGCAAAGCGCCCTGTGCCGGCATTATCAGTGAGGCGGAATATCGATCGTTCATCGATGAGGCCGTGTTCATCCTGGAAGGGAAGATCGACGGGCTTGTAGAACTGCTCACCGAACGGATGAAGCGTCATGCAGAGGGCATGGAATTCGAACAGGCAAAGGCATTACGTGATCAGATATCCGCGCTCGATGCCGTGCGGGTAAAGCAGGATGTATACGTCCACGACGGCGAGAACGCCGATGTGATCGGTATGTATGGTGAGAACAATCACTATACGGTCATTCTGCTCAGTGTGCGCGGCGGCAGGCTTACTGATAAAAGAAGCTTTTCCGTCACGGGGTTCGGATCGACGGCGGAGATAATGGCGGAATTCATCAAACGGCATTACGAGACGATCGATGCGCCCGCGGTCATCCGTGTCGGTGAGGATATCGAAGATCGCGACGCCATAGCCGCGTGGCTCGCCGAAAAGCAGAAGTCTCCGGTGGCGATAGCCTATGCTTCAGGCGATACCAGACGCGGCATACTGTCCATCGCTTATGAAAATGCGCGGCTGACGTTCAGGGAGACGCATCTCACGAAGGAGCTTTCATCCGGTGTTGCGCGGCTGCAATCGGTGTTCAAGTTCGAGAGGCCGCCTGCTTTGATCGAGGCGTTCGATATCGCCCACCTCATGGGTTCGCATACATACGCGTCGCTCGTGCGTTTCACCAACGGTGTAGCCGATAAGAAGAACTATCGATTGTTCCGCATACGCACCGTCGCCGATATCGATGACCCTCGGTCGATACGCGAGGCGGTGTTCCGCCGCTATCGGCGTCTGGTAGCAGAAGGAAAACCGATGCCTGACCTTATACTCATTGACGGCGGACGTGCGCAGCTCAACGCGGCGATCGATGCATTAAAGGAATTATCGATACACGGCCAGAAGATCATCGCTCTTGCCAAGCGGCTTGAGGAGATATATCTCCCGAATCGGGATGAGCCGCTGAGGCTCCCGGCGAACGATGAGGGGCTGCTCCTGCTTCAGCGTATACGCGATGAGGCGCATCGCTTCGGGAATTCGCGCCATGCTCGTGCGCGTGTGAAGGGATCGCTTGCAAGCGTGCTTGAACGTATTGAGGGCGTTGGACCTGCGCTCAGGAAACGGCTGCTCAGCCACTTTAAAAATATTGAAGCGATAAAAAAAGCGGATGTACATGAACTTTCGCAGGTACGCGGCGTGAGCAGATCACTTGCCGTGCGTGTGCGCGATCATTTCACGAAATAG
- a CDS encoding AraC family transcriptional regulator, which yields MVYTVPMPSAPYHIDIHSLSPVVEAAGLVDYPSGVTVGPRTIRGYEIIYIASGKYVIDVLDHSFTLAPTDVLIMPPNVSHRYCSAGASSSHYYVYFFLSPADKKRIDRARGRVARFSDIMLSATYLDALPMHVPAFPREKEFIFSDIVESRNDLNVRSLAAAVIVLKERTLRLLREVLSHAAGVGSARESQFAESVRRIDTQYEKEISVADLSALEGLTPNYYSTRFKALYGVAPMEYVAMRRITAAKELMHTGLSLRDIAARTGYRDQYYFSNVFRKIAGMSPSEYRRLVLHAGPHRRG from the coding sequence GTGGTTTATACTGTACCGATGCCGTCGGCACCCTATCACATCGACATTCACTCGCTCTCGCCGGTCGTTGAGGCGGCGGGCTTGGTGGACTATCCTTCCGGCGTCACCGTCGGCCCCCGGACGATACGCGGCTATGAGATCATTTATATCGCCTCCGGGAAGTACGTAATCGATGTGCTCGATCATTCGTTCACGCTTGCCCCGACGGATGTGCTCATCATGCCGCCGAACGTGTCCCATCGATACTGCTCCGCGGGGGCATCGTCCTCGCATTATTACGTGTATTTTTTCCTGTCGCCGGCGGACAAAAAACGTATCGATAGAGCGCGGGGCAGGGTAGCGCGCTTCTCCGATATAATGCTTTCCGCAACGTATCTGGATGCGCTTCCTATGCATGTCCCTGCATTCCCGCGCGAAAAAGAGTTCATTTTCAGCGATATCGTCGAAAGCCGTAACGACCTGAACGTACGCTCGCTGGCTGCCGCGGTGATAGTGCTCAAGGAACGCACGCTCCGTCTGCTTCGGGAGGTCCTGTCCCACGCAGCCGGCGTCGGCAGTGCAAGGGAGTCGCAGTTCGCGGAAAGTGTACGCCGCATTGATACGCAGTATGAAAAAGAGATATCGGTCGCCGATCTTTCCGCGCTCGAGGGGCTGACACCGAATTACTACAGCACACGGTTCAAGGCGCTCTACGGCGTCGCCCCGATGGAATATGTGGCGATGCGGCGCATTACCGCAGCGAAGGAGCTTATGCATACAGGGCTTTCGCTACGCGATATCGCGGCGCGCACCGGGTATCGCGACCAGTACTATTTCTCGAACGTGTTCAGGAAGATAGCGGGGATGTCGCCGAGTGAATATCGAAGACTTGTCCTTCATGCGGGGCCGCACCGTCGTGGGTGA
- a CDS encoding N-acetylmuramoyl-L-alanine amidase codes for MFNTIRTRRVIIFFAAIAIVFQCAPSSSAKRLFRVFIDPGHTRHTNSVRGIIGEEYLVNYAVSRHLEELLRADGRFEVGISRGASNYLGIIPETVASNQVLLYGIARTTVTNDRRNAQMEDKDLAELYAVRYYAIQKKCDLLLSIHFDYVADKRHQREEIKNGFHLCVSPNNRRFDESMTAARTIRAALAARYRSNPTIEHNKQFITPDIRKHYDLKTLVRDGIALRSLIILGDAFENAYYERAKITPEVDVPSVLVECGFLHEKRFLEDKELRELANCLYRGLIAYAGLPAGAKP; via the coding sequence ATGTTCAATACCATTCGTACCCGACGTGTCATCATCTTCTTTGCAGCGATCGCGATCGTGTTCCAATGCGCACCGTCGAGTTCCGCAAAACGTCTGTTCCGCGTGTTCATCGATCCGGGGCATACGCGGCATACGAACAGCGTGCGCGGCATCATCGGCGAGGAATATCTTGTCAACTATGCGGTCTCGCGCCATCTTGAGGAGCTGCTCCGTGCCGACGGCCGTTTTGAGGTCGGGATAAGTCGCGGGGCCTCGAATTACCTGGGCATCATACCGGAGACCGTAGCGTCGAACCAAGTACTGCTGTACGGCATCGCGCGAACGACCGTCACCAATGACAGACGAAATGCGCAGATGGAAGATAAGGACCTTGCCGAACTCTATGCGGTCCGCTATTATGCGATACAGAAAAAATGCGATCTGCTTCTCAGCATCCATTTTGATTATGTCGCCGATAAACGGCATCAGCGGGAGGAGATCAAGAACGGTTTTCACCTGTGCGTGAGCCCCAATAATCGCCGCTTTGATGAATCCATGACGGCAGCCCGCACGATCCGGGCGGCGCTGGCCGCACGCTACCGGTCGAACCCGACCATCGAGCATAATAAGCAGTTCATTACCCCGGATATCAGGAAGCACTATGACCTCAAGACGCTTGTCCGCGACGGTATAGCGTTGCGAAGTCTGATCATACTCGGCGACGCTTTCGAGAATGCCTATTATGAGCGTGCAAAGATAACGCCGGAAGTCGATGTGCCATCCGTGCTCGTTGAATGCGGATTCCTCCACGAAAAGAGATTCCTTGAAGACAAAGAGCTC